The following coding sequences are from one Anabas testudineus chromosome 16, fAnaTes1.2, whole genome shotgun sequence window:
- the ca14 gene encoding carbonic anhydrase 14 isoform X2, which yields MEPLDLFIFLMLLCLQWTAAPATKNIDWTYTGLVGQSEWSQYFPDCSGDSQSPVDVVTTQTKYDPSLIPLTPLGYSQHGNAPFTLYNNGHTVVIELPEWMGLRGLPWFFTAVQMHLHWGSGGPSHGGSEHTINGLSADAELHVVHYNSELYPNMSTAMTQRDGLAVLGILIVTGEETNVAFNNILNYLSRIRHADQKVPIPAFDIQSLLPTDLGRYYRYNGSLTTPPCYQSVIWTVFNDRVQISKAQLLKLETLLYSSKAEDEYRILLQDNYRATQPLNHRVIFTSFSAESGKELSSGEVTAIVIGVMCGCVGVAVIIRFIVKTIRSTSSWDVLPSNRPAPMPRMSRPEKANEKKQDMALNSTSEAEKKEEPSPPPQTEP from the exons ATGGAGCCGTtggatctttttatttttctaatgcttctgtgtttacagtggaCAGCTGCTCCTGCTACCA aGAATATTGACTGGACATATACTG GTTTGGTGGGCCAGTCCGAGTGGTCCCAGTATTTCCCCGACTGCAGTGGTGATTCACAGTCACCTGTTGATGTGGTGACCACCCAAACAAAATATGACCCCAGTCTGATTCCTCTGACCCCACTGGGCTACAGTCAGCACGGCAACGCACCTTTCACTCTGTACAATAACGGACACACAG TGGTGATTGAGCTGCCAGAGTGGATGGGACTGAGGGGGCTGCCCTGGTTCTTCACAGCCGTACAAATGCACCTCCACTGGGGCAGTGGTGGCCCGAGCCATGGGGGCAGCGAACACACCATCAATGGACTGAGTGCAGATGCCGAG CTGCACGTGGTGCACTACAACTCTGAACTCTACCCCAACATGTCCACAGCAATGACGCAGAGAGATGGCCTGGCTGTTCTGGGAATTCTCATTGtg ACAGGTGAGGAGACGAACGTGGCATTTAATAACATCCTCAACTACCTGAGCCGCATCAGACACGCAG ATCAGAAAGTGCCCATTCCAGCCTTTGACATTCAGTCCCTGCTCCCTACGGATCTGGGACGCTACTATCGCTACAACGGCTCCCTTACAACGCCACCATGCTACCAGAGTGTTATCTGGACAGTGTTCAATGACAGGGTTCAAATCTCAAAGGCACAG CTGCTGAAGTTGGAGACGTTACTTTACTCCAGTAAAGCCGAAGATGAGTACAGGATATTGCTGCAGGACAACTACCGCGCTACACAGCCGCTCAACCACAGGGTCATCTTCACCTCCTTCTCTGCAG aatCAGGGAAGGAGCTGTCCTCTG GTGAAGTCACAGCCATAGTGATAGGAGTGATGTGCGGCTGTGTAGGTGTGGCAGTCATCATTCGCTTCATCGTCAAGACAATACG CTCTACCTCTAGCTGGGACGTCCTGCCCAGTAACCGGCCTGCTCCCATGCCCAG GATGAGCAGGCCAGAGAAAGCTAAcgagaaaaaacaagacatggCTCTGAACTCGACCTCTgaggcagaaaagaaagaagagccCTCGCCGCCTCCCCAGACTGAGCCCTAG
- the ca14 gene encoding carbonic anhydrase 14 isoform X1 codes for MEPLDLFIFLMLLCLQWTAAPATKNIDWTYTGLVGQSEWSQYFPDCSGDSQSPVDVVTTQTKYDPSLIPLTPLGYSQHGNAPFTLYNNGHTVVIELPEWMGLRGLPWFFTAVQMHLHWGSGGPSHGGSEHTINGLSADAELHVVHYNSELYPNMSTAMTQRDGLAVLGILIVTGEETNVAFNNILNYLSRIRHADQKVPIPAFDIQSLLPTDLGRYYRYNGSLTTPPCYQSVIWTVFNDRVQISKAQLLKLETLLYSSKAEDEYRILLQDNYRATQPLNHRVIFTSFSAESGKELSSGEVTAIVIGVMCGCVGVAVIIRFIVKTIRFFKLLHHETVVVNSSTSSWDVLPSNRPAPMPRMSRPEKANEKKQDMALNSTSEAEKKEEPSPPPQTEP; via the exons ATGGAGCCGTtggatctttttatttttctaatgcttctgtgtttacagtggaCAGCTGCTCCTGCTACCA aGAATATTGACTGGACATATACTG GTTTGGTGGGCCAGTCCGAGTGGTCCCAGTATTTCCCCGACTGCAGTGGTGATTCACAGTCACCTGTTGATGTGGTGACCACCCAAACAAAATATGACCCCAGTCTGATTCCTCTGACCCCACTGGGCTACAGTCAGCACGGCAACGCACCTTTCACTCTGTACAATAACGGACACACAG TGGTGATTGAGCTGCCAGAGTGGATGGGACTGAGGGGGCTGCCCTGGTTCTTCACAGCCGTACAAATGCACCTCCACTGGGGCAGTGGTGGCCCGAGCCATGGGGGCAGCGAACACACCATCAATGGACTGAGTGCAGATGCCGAG CTGCACGTGGTGCACTACAACTCTGAACTCTACCCCAACATGTCCACAGCAATGACGCAGAGAGATGGCCTGGCTGTTCTGGGAATTCTCATTGtg ACAGGTGAGGAGACGAACGTGGCATTTAATAACATCCTCAACTACCTGAGCCGCATCAGACACGCAG ATCAGAAAGTGCCCATTCCAGCCTTTGACATTCAGTCCCTGCTCCCTACGGATCTGGGACGCTACTATCGCTACAACGGCTCCCTTACAACGCCACCATGCTACCAGAGTGTTATCTGGACAGTGTTCAATGACAGGGTTCAAATCTCAAAGGCACAG CTGCTGAAGTTGGAGACGTTACTTTACTCCAGTAAAGCCGAAGATGAGTACAGGATATTGCTGCAGGACAACTACCGCGCTACACAGCCGCTCAACCACAGGGTCATCTTCACCTCCTTCTCTGCAG aatCAGGGAAGGAGCTGTCCTCTG GTGAAGTCACAGCCATAGTGATAGGAGTGATGTGCGGCTGTGTAGGTGTGGCAGTCATCATTCGCTTCATCGTCAAGACAATACG ATTTTTTAAACTCCTCCACCATGAAACAGTCGTGGTAAACAG CTCTACCTCTAGCTGGGACGTCCTGCCCAGTAACCGGCCTGCTCCCATGCCCAG GATGAGCAGGCCAGAGAAAGCTAAcgagaaaaaacaagacatggCTCTGAACTCGACCTCTgaggcagaaaagaaagaagagccCTCGCCGCCTCCCCAGACTGAGCCCTAG
- the ca14 gene encoding carbonic anhydrase 14 isoform X3: protein MEPLDLFIFLMLLCLQWTAAPATKNIDWTYTGLVGQSEWSQYFPDCSGDSQSPVDVVTTQTKYDPSLIPLTPLGYSQHGNAPFTLYNNGHTVVIELPEWMGLRGLPWFFTAVQMHLHWGSGGPSHGGSEHTINGLSADAELHVVHYNSELYPNMSTAMTQRDGLAVLGILIVTGEETNVAFNNILNYLSRIRHADQKVPIPAFDIQSLLPTDLGRYYRYNGSLTTPPCYQSVIWTVFNDRVQISKAQLLKLETLLYSSKAEDEYRILLQDNYRATQPLNHRVIFTSFSAESGKELSSGEVTAIVIGVMCGCVGVAVIIRFIVKTIRMSRPEKANEKKQDMALNSTSEAEKKEEPSPPPQTEP, encoded by the exons ATGGAGCCGTtggatctttttatttttctaatgcttctgtgtttacagtggaCAGCTGCTCCTGCTACCA aGAATATTGACTGGACATATACTG GTTTGGTGGGCCAGTCCGAGTGGTCCCAGTATTTCCCCGACTGCAGTGGTGATTCACAGTCACCTGTTGATGTGGTGACCACCCAAACAAAATATGACCCCAGTCTGATTCCTCTGACCCCACTGGGCTACAGTCAGCACGGCAACGCACCTTTCACTCTGTACAATAACGGACACACAG TGGTGATTGAGCTGCCAGAGTGGATGGGACTGAGGGGGCTGCCCTGGTTCTTCACAGCCGTACAAATGCACCTCCACTGGGGCAGTGGTGGCCCGAGCCATGGGGGCAGCGAACACACCATCAATGGACTGAGTGCAGATGCCGAG CTGCACGTGGTGCACTACAACTCTGAACTCTACCCCAACATGTCCACAGCAATGACGCAGAGAGATGGCCTGGCTGTTCTGGGAATTCTCATTGtg ACAGGTGAGGAGACGAACGTGGCATTTAATAACATCCTCAACTACCTGAGCCGCATCAGACACGCAG ATCAGAAAGTGCCCATTCCAGCCTTTGACATTCAGTCCCTGCTCCCTACGGATCTGGGACGCTACTATCGCTACAACGGCTCCCTTACAACGCCACCATGCTACCAGAGTGTTATCTGGACAGTGTTCAATGACAGGGTTCAAATCTCAAAGGCACAG CTGCTGAAGTTGGAGACGTTACTTTACTCCAGTAAAGCCGAAGATGAGTACAGGATATTGCTGCAGGACAACTACCGCGCTACACAGCCGCTCAACCACAGGGTCATCTTCACCTCCTTCTCTGCAG aatCAGGGAAGGAGCTGTCCTCTG GTGAAGTCACAGCCATAGTGATAGGAGTGATGTGCGGCTGTGTAGGTGTGGCAGTCATCATTCGCTTCATCGTCAAGACAATACG GATGAGCAGGCCAGAGAAAGCTAAcgagaaaaaacaagacatggCTCTGAACTCGACCTCTgaggcagaaaagaaagaagagccCTCGCCGCCTCCCCAGACTGAGCCCTAG